GTTCGTCACAGGCTTGCCACTCAGTTTGCCACTTGATCACCCGTTTATGATCGCCATTAAAAGTAGCCGGAATGTGATAAAGCGGAATTGGCATTAGACTATCGCCACTTCTAAGTGGCGAGCACATATGCACATAGCTGGTGTACAGTACCTGCCAGCTTGGTACTTCGGTGGTTGAAGCTTCTGAGTTTATATCCTGACCTATGAACTTTTCACGAGGTGCAAGCAGTTTGGCATCAGTCAGCTCAGTCAATGCTCGCTTAACCCAAGGGCTATTGTGTTTTGGGTGCAGGCTGGTTTGCTCTGGCATTAGCAAACGCACTTTAAACTCGCCATCATTAAAGGCTACCGCAAATTCACGCCCGAGCACTTGACCATTGGCGCGATAAGCTTCAAGCAGATTATTGATTGCTTTTTCTGCCGCTGTGATAGTGGTGTCAGCAAAGCACTCAAATCTTAATTCATAAACAAACATAGCTGTGTTATTCGCTTTTGTTAGCTTGTGTTTCAAGCTGGCTGATACGCGACTCTAATTGAGAGATATACTCTTGCATGGCATTAACTTGCTTGCTTAGGGCTTCGAGGCTAACGCCAGCGGATTTGTCTTTGCTTATTGCTTGTGGTTGTGAGTCTTCAATTCCACGCCATTCTTCTTCAGACATGGCATTAAACTCGCGAATACCTTGAACTATGACTGGCATTGGCACATTTGCGCCAACACGACTTTTAATGAGAGCAACATTGGGCTTTTGCCCTTTAAGTGCGATACCTTTTGCGGCAGCAAGTACGTGGTCAATTGGACGCATGGTTGGTGAAAATCCTTAAAATTTAGCTTAATGACGTTGGCAATTTAACTCACTTAACCTAGGTTAAGATTAATTGTCTTTTAATTTCAACACCTTAAATAATTGGCATGGATATCGCTTTATAGCGAGCATAGTTGACCATTTTAACAAAAAGGAACTGAGATGAAATCAAAACTATTAGCTTCAATTATTATTGCGACCACAACCTTAGGTTTATCAGGCTGTGTATTGAATGTCGGCGATCATAAGTCAGCTAAAAACCATGATTATTGGGAAGTACAACAAGAAAAAAACCGCGCTAATTTGACTAAGCTTTCGATGGGAATGACCAAAGAGCAAGTGCTTGTAATTATGGGGACGGCTGATTTCACCGAAGCCTATCTAAGCAATGACGGAGACGCGAAACAAGAAGTACAAGTTTATTTTTATCGTACACAGTGGACTAAAGGCGACGGTAAGACCACTAAGGATGAATGTACTCCGGTCGTGCTGCGCGATAACGCGCTCGTTGGCTGGGGCGACAGTGCTTATAAGCAAATATAAGTAAGCAAAAGCTTAAATTAGTAAGGCAAGGCCTCGTCATTGACGAGGCCTTTTACATTGTAAAAAAGTAATTGTTTAAAAAATGTTAAATTGCTAGATTGGATTAATTGAGGGAATTTTAAGCTGTAATTCAAATACTAACTTACTTATAAATGTAAGGTGAGCGCATATGTCAGCATTTACATTAGAACAGCTGCGAGCAGTGTATTTAACCGCTGAAGATTTGCGGATTGCTGCGTCTATTATCTACAACGCTTATCATGATGATCCTTTCTTTAATGACGTTTTAGGGCAAGGTGACTTGTCTACCTATGAGCAGAAACTAAGGGCGGCGATTCGTGAGGAATTAAATGAGTTATGGCAACAAGACCAACCTTTAATAGGCTTGTTTGATGGTGAGCGTTTACTTGGGGTGGCTTGTGTGATTACCCAGCAAGTGCCACTTGGTGAAACTCG
This DNA window, taken from Shewanella maritima, encodes the following:
- a CDS encoding Zn-ribbon-containing protein, which codes for MFVYELRFECFADTTITAAEKAINNLLEAYRANGQVLGREFAVAFNDGEFKVRLLMPEQTSLHPKHNSPWVKRALTELTDAKLLAPREKFIGQDINSEASTTEVPSWQVLYTSYVHMCSPLRSGDSLMPIPLYHIPATFNGDHKRVIKWQTEWQACDELQMAAATKAEYAALEELTSHQSDLFRRGWDLRGRIEYLTKIPTYYYLYRVGGESLATEKQRPCPRCGSKDWLLDEPLLDMFHFRCDNCRIVSNISWDHQ
- a CDS encoding DUF3192 domain-containing protein, translating into MKSKLLASIIIATTTLGLSGCVLNVGDHKSAKNHDYWEVQQEKNRANLTKLSMGMTKEQVLVIMGTADFTEAYLSNDGDAKQEVQVYFYRTQWTKGDGKTTKDECTPVVLRDNALVGWGDSAYKQI